The sequence ACGTCAACGAGGTGATTGTTTTGCAGGTCTTTGACACCTTCTACCCAATCCTGGAACAGAAAATTGTCCATCATCCAGCCCTCTTTGTTGGTTTGTACACCATCGGAAATAAATGTGAAGCGGTACAGGAATGTATCTGCCGAGATATAACTGGGGTATGTTTTCTGAAAATATGCAGCATTGCGCCAGGCAGACATGACGACATCAAAGGCCTTCCACTCATGAGATGATGTGTCTAGTCTAGGCTTGGGCTCCGCCCAGAAAAAATCATAGATGGTATCCTCTGTCATTGCATTTACCCAATGTAGGCCGCTGTCACCAGATACTTCGATTTTTGCTATTTCACCAGAGTCAATATCGAGTTTGTACATAAACCTCAAAGAAAAAACAGAAACAAAAGGCCATATAGAATTTGTGTGTTTTACAATAAATACCGACGTGTCATTGGTCGGGTACGGGTTTAACGTGTCGGTTGCTATAGCATTGGGGTAGCTGAAAGCCGAATCAAAAATGGTTTTTTGGGGTTTGCCGGTCTGCCATTTGTTGTTTGGATAGTTTGCTGTATCGATAATGAATTGATGACTACATCCACCTGACGCGTCGAGGTTGCATTGATCGTAGAAATACCATCCTTGAGCATTTGGAAGATATGGAAGTAGAATAGCCAATAGAGTAAATAGTTTTTTCATAACGCGGTTTCTCTAAAGTTAATATTTTTTCTTGATGCGTTCCTGTTTTTTACGTAAATTTGTTATTAAAATGTACCAGCCGATAACCCTATGAAAATCACCTGATTTAACCCGGTCAATCAACAACCATGAAATCCTACTGGAAACCTCAGCACGAGGTCTTTATCCGCTGCATGCTAAAGCATGAAGATCTAACCAAAGCATACCGCACAGCTTACCCCAAAGCCCAAACTGCATCTGCCAGGGTAGGAGGTATTCGTTTATTCGCTTATCCACATATCCGGCAGCGCATTGAGCCCATACTGAAACAACGCCGTGAAGAATCACACAAAAAAGCGTTGGAAGAAGGCGCAAAAAGAGAGCGAAAAGCACGTGAGCGGCGACTGGAAATTCGTGCAGTTCTTTATAAAGTGATAATGAAAGAGTTGCGCAGGAAACGCGTATTCATCGTCAAAGGTCAATCAGTGATCGTTGATGATGACCCGCCTATTAGCACCAGGCTCGATGCCCTTGTTCTTGACCAGCGCCTGGAATCCGGCTACGACAACTGGCCGGTCATTGAACGCCGCTTTACCCGCATCATGGCCAGCCTGTTGCCGCGCGAAAAACGGGAACATTCTGTAACAAATTCATTGCCGGGCTTAATACCAGCAAGTGTTTCCATTTCCCCCTTTGAAGCGGGACGTCAATGCGCAGCATTGACAGGGGGATGTGGTGTAACACGGATTGTTGACATAACCCGCATGGCGCGGACATCCCCCTCCGCCCCCTTGAAAGGGGGGACTGGGGATATCTTGAAATTTTCGAAACAACCGAGCGTCGACGAGCTAGTGAATGCCTTTGAAGAGAGATTAATTCAGAAACAATCTGTAACAAAAGCCCGCGCAAAGCCGGCGCAGACGCATTCTGCGGCCTATACCAAAGCAAGTGTTCAAAGAGCAGTTGTGACAAAAGCTATATACGTGCAAGCTTCCCCGCCGCCAGATGTTGGTTTTTCATCAAAATCCGTATAATTGCGCCATGCCATATGCCATCATAACAGGAGCCACGCAAGGAATAGGCAAGGCCGTAGCAGAGAAACTATTGTCGCACGGTTTTTCGGTAGCTATCTGCGCCCGCAGCCACAATGACCTGCACGCGGTAGAGACTGAATGGAAGCAGCGCTTTCCCTCGGCACAGATCATCGCCCACCGCGCCGACCTGTCCGTAAAGCAGGATGTGCTGTCGTTTGCCCGCCAGGTGCTGGAGCGTTTCCCGGTTATTGATGTGCTGGTGAACAATGCAGGCCTGTTCTTCCCGGGTACCCTCATCGGCGAACCAGAGGGTCATATGGAAACCCTGATGAATGTCAACTTCTTCAGCGCTTACCACCTTACCCGCCAGGTAGTACCCGCCATGCAGAAAAACAAAAGCGGACACATATTTAATATGTGTTCGGTTGCCAGCCTGAAGGCCTATCCTAACGGCGGTGCCTACGGTATCACCAAATATGCGTTGCTTGGCTTCAGCGACAACCTTCGTATTGAGCTGATGCCCGATAATATCAAAGTGACAGCTATCTGCCCGGGAGCCACCCAAAGCCGCTCGTGGGAAGGAGCAGGAATACCTGCAGAACGCATGATGGAAGCCAATGACGTTGCCGAAATTGTATGGTCTGCTTATAGCCTCAGTGCCGCAGCTAATGTTGAAACCATAGTTATGAGGCCAATTAAAGGAGATATATAAACATTTTTAACTTAGTTTTAGCAGTGCACCCTTACCCACGGCAAAGCGTTCAAGCTAATTTTGTAGTCACCCAAAATGACACGCAATAGTAACATGTGGCGGTTTAGTATTGTATTGGTGCTGTTGTTTACAGCATGTAAAACCGTATTAGCCCAAAACGTGGTATTCACTACGAATGCCAGCGCAGAGAGGATAGGAGCAGACGATCAGTTGCAGATCAGTTATACTATCCAGGATGCACAAAACCTGCAAACCATTAACCCACAGGGACTCACAAAAGATTTTCGCATACTGGGCGGACCATACCAGTCCAACAACAGCCAGGTATCGTATGCCAATGGCCAGATGCAGCAAACTACCAGCATTTCTATTACTTACGTAGTGCAGGCAAGGCACACCGGCCGTTTAGTTATACCCGGCGCCGTTGCCAAAGATGCCGACGGACATACTTATCAATCAAATAACCTGGCCGTGCAGGTAGTACAGGGTTCATTGCAGCCTCGCCGCCAGCAGGCGATGCAGGCCTACGATCCGTTTACCGACGATCCGTTCACAGCCATGATGCAACAGCGCCAGCGCCAGTTGCAGGCAATGCGCCAACAGCAACAGCAGCAGCAACAACAACCGCAGGCTGCCACTAAAGATGTTGACCTCAGCAAAGACCTGTTCATTCGCGTGGCAGTAGATAAGAGTAAAGTACATGTGGGTGAGCAGATAACAGCCAGCTACAAACTGTATGCACGCCTGCCGATGAATGTGAGCATATCCAAGCTGCCTTCGCTCAATGGCTTCTGGACGCAGGATTTCGATATCCCAAGGAATAATCCAAAGCCTACCGAAGAGATCGTGAACGGCAAGAAATACCAGGTGTTCCTGCTGAAAAAATCGGCACTGTTCCCGCAGCAAACCGGTACGCTTGAGCTTGACCCTGCCGAAGCTGAGGGTGTAGCGCGTATAGTACAGCAGGTAAAACAGCGCAATCCGTTTGCCGATTATTTTGACGATCCGTTTGGCTTTGGTAGCATGATGATGAACGACCCGTTCTTCAACGATGATTTCTTCAACAGCGTTGCCTACCGTGATGTGAAGGTGAAACTGAAAAGCACACCGGTGAAAGTAACAGTTACACCGCTGCCTGAAAAAGACAAACCAGCAGATTATGGCGGTGCTGTGGGCAACTTTACCGTAAGTGCCAAGACCGATAAAACACAGCTCACTACCGACGATGTACTGAATTTCAAAATGACCATCACGGGCAGTGGTAACCTTAAGCTGATAGAGGCGCCAAAACTGAACCTGCCCAATGGCCTGAGCGCTTTTGATCCGCAAATAATAGATACGGTCACTGGCCGCAGTACTACCATCAGCGGCTCCAAGATCATTACCTATGCTATTTCCGCCAATACCCCCGGCGATTACGAGATACCATCAGTTCCATTCACTTATTTCAATCCACAGTCGGGTGCTTATGTAACATTGAATACGCAACCAGTAAAGGTGCGTGTGACGCAGGGCAAGAACAAACCATCTAACCGCAATACTCAGCTTGCCGATATTCATGACATCGACAAAAAGCCGTTGAACAACATTGGCTATGATAGCAAGCCCCTGTTCTTTACTGCAGGTTACTGGTCAATGTATGCAGCTCCATTGTTTGCATTCCTGGGACTGCTGGTATGGAGGAGGAGAGAAGATGAACTGTCGAAAGACGTGGTGGCGCTGAAGAACAGGCGTGCTAATAAAGTAGCCCTCAAACGACTGGGTACTGCGCAGAAGCTGTTGCAGCAAAACAATGCAAAACAGTTCTATGAAGAAGTATCAAAAGCCATCTGGCTCTACCTGAGCGATAAGCTAAATATCCCGTTGTCGGAACTGAGCCGTGAACGCGCGCAGGAAGCCCTGCAGGCAAGAAAGATACCTTTAGAACTACAACAAGATGCAGAGCGGGTTATAGACCAATGCGAGACCTCGCTGTATGCACCGAATATGAGTGGCAGCGCGCAGATGTCGCAGACGTATCAGCAGGCGGTAGATGTTATCAGTAAACTGGAGGAGGTATTCAAATGAGACTCATAGCACTATTGTGTATCCTGCTTGGTTCGCTCAGTGTCTCGGCAAAGTCTGACTATTTTGAACAGCTGTGGCAGAAAGGCAATAGCTATTATGCACAAAAGCAGTACGATAGCGCCGCAGCATATTTTGAGAAGCTGGTAGCCGAGAAGCCAACTAAAGCTGAGATCTATTACAACCTCGGCAACGCTTATTACAGGCTCAACCAAATTGGTCTTGCCGTACTCAACTATGAGCGTGCGCTCCAGTTAGATCCTTCTAATAATACGGCGAAAGATAACCTGGCACTCACACAAGCCCGCATCAGCAACCGCATACAGGCCTCTCCCGATATCTTCTTTGTAAGCTGGTGGAAGGCGCTGACAAGTGGCAACAAGGCCGGTGCATGGGCAATTGTCTCACTTACACTCTTTATAGCGTTTATAGCTCTGCTGTTAGCACGTCGTTTCGGTAAACTGCAAATGATGCCCGTGCAGGTAGTAGGTATTACTGCAGCAATCTGGGCAGTATGCCTGGTGTTTTCATTCTTTGCGGCCCAGCGCAATGCTGATAGTGGACAGGCGGTAGTAATGCAAAACGATGCGCCGCTATATGCCGATCCACGCGCGGGCAAATCGCAAAGTCTCATCCCTGAAGGCACGACAGTAAGATGGAAGGGCTCCACGTCAGGATGGGTAGAAGTATCGTTGCCTGATGGTCGCACTGGCTGGATGAAGCAAGCCCAGCTGGAAAGAATCTGATATGGTATGGAAAAGTTTTAGGAGGTTTGCACTATGGCATATTCAGTAAAAACGCCATGGTGGCTCAGGAGTGTCTATGGCAAGCAGGTCTGGCGTATGCCCAAAGAAGACCAGCCAGCAGTTTACCTCACCTTCGACGATGGGCCGCATCCAACAGCTACACCTTTCGTGCTGGATCAACTGAAACAGTATGGGGCGAAAGCGACGTTTTTTTGCATCGGTAAGAATATTGAGGAGTTCCCGGACATCTATCAGCGGATATTGGATGAAGGGCATACAGTGGGTAATCATACGCAAAACCACGTCAATGGCTGGAAGACTGATACAGAAGCCTACCTCGATGATGTAAAGCAAGCAACCAAACATATAAAGAGCAAGTTGTTCAGACCTCCGTATGGAAGGATATCCAGAGTGCAGTCCAACTTTATGATACAGGCCGGCTGGAAGATCATTATGTGGGATGTGCTGAGCGGCGATTTTGACTTGGAACTGACGCCTGAGAAGTGCCTGCAGAATGTAGAGAAACACATGGAGCCCGGTTCAATAGTGGTGTTCCATGATAGCGAGAAGGCATGGGCACGCATGTACTATGCATTGCCAAAGGTTTTAGCATTTTGTAAGGATAAGAACTGGGAGCTTAAAGCAATACCGAACGAATGATACTGATAGACACACATACACACCTGTACGATGAACAACTGGCGCCTGATAACCATGAGATGATCCAGCGGGCTATCGATGCCGGTGTCAAGCGGATGTATATGCCCAACTGCGATTCTACTACCATTGATGGAATGATGAAGATAGCAGGTGAGTGGCCGGAGAACTGTTTCCCGATGATGGGGTTGCATCCCGTGTATGTAAAGGAGAACTATAAAGACGAACTGGCGACAGTGGAGCAATGGCTGGCCAAGCAGAAGTTCTATGCGATCGGGGAAATAGGCCTGGATTATTATTGGGACAAGACCTTCGTTAATCAGCAGCTGGAAGCATTTGAAACACAAATAGACTGGGCGCTGCAATACGACCTGCCCATCGTCATACACAGCCGCGAATCAACGCAGGCCTGTATAGATGTGGTAAAGAAGAAACAGAATGGCCGGCTGAAAGGCATCTTCCACTGCTTTAGCGGTACCGAAGACGAAGCCAGGCAGATCATTGATCTCGGTTTGTATCTAGGCATCGGGGGGGTAGTGACCTTCAAAAAAGCCAACCTTGCGGATGTAGTGAAGAACGTGGCGCTGGATCATATGGTATTAGAGACTGATGCGCCCTACCTGGCACCGGTTCCTTACAGGGGTAAGCGCAATGAAAGCGGTTATATACCTCTCATAGCAACCAAAATAGCCGAACTAAAAGGAGCGGATATAGCTGATGTAGCCACCATTACCACCCAAAACGCTGAAAAAGTTTTCGGTAAGTGAGGGTATTTATTACCTTTGCAAGCCTTCAGGAGAGGTGCTCGAGTGGTTGAAGAGGCACGCCTGGAAAGTGTGTATACCCGAAAGGGTATCAAGGGTTCGAATCCCTTTCTCTCCGCAGATTGAAAGCCCGCTTGAGGGCTTTTTTCTTTTACACCTCTTTTAACAGACCTTTCAGACTTCTACAAGTCATCAACTACCTCTTGTGGCATTGCTTTTGCTTTTAGTAAATTAGGTATAGAAATATTCCGGTTATGGTGTTGAGTGAAACATGGTTTTTAGAAGGTTATCTTGACTTTGAATTGCAGAAGTATCGATTGCTGGCTTATTTGCAGGAAGTGAATAAGCACTTCAATGAAACGAAGCTCTATCCGCAACTGTCTGATATCATCTTTCACTATAATAATCTTATCTCCTTCCGCGATAATAAAAAGCTGCTTCAGGATAATTTTCCGAGGCAGCTTGATGCGGTTAATATGCAACAGCTTGAACTTGTCTATAGCCGCATGCTCGCGGACGATGAGCTGATGCAGGAGCTCGAGCGTATTACTGGCTATGCGCTTGCTGAAATGAAATCAACCATTGACAGTGGTGCGGAAATATATGAGATCGTTGAGAAGCAGCTGCATATTGAATCCGTTGGCATATTGCCGCTGTACAAAAATGAGGGTTACATGCTACTGCGCTTTGGTAGCTACTCTGAGGTTAGGGCATACGCCTATACCGTTACTTTATTTGAGCATAAGGACGCGCGTTACAAAGGCGTAAAGATGAACTATGTGGACAGGTTTGAGAAAACTGTCGCCAATACCTATGAGCATATCAAACGGGACATAATCAGAGCTATTCGCACATTGCCTAATCCTGCGGTTTACTGCATCGAGTCAGCTTTGAACGTTCCCCTTGATGAAACGCTCCTGCCCATAGCTAAGCGAATGCTTGTACGGCAGTTGGCTGCTTAATTATCTATAAGCTGATGGTGCTGCTTTGCCAAATCTATTTGTTTCCTTGTCGGTAGCAAAATAAGCCGCAATGTAGTATCGTTGGTAAAGTAGCTGATAGCCCAGTTGATAAAGATGATCAGCTTGTTCTTTACGCTAAGTATGAGCATGAGGTGCAGGAACATCCAGAACAACCAAGCAAAGAATCCCTGGAAGCTAAATGCGGGCAGGTCAACCACAGCCTTACGCTTGCCGATCGTAGCCATAGTGCCTGGGTTTTTGTAGGTGAACTTTTTTAATTCCCCGCCTTTCAGCATGTGTTTCATATTCTTGGCCATGTGTTTAGCCTGATTGATGGCCACATTAGCCAATTGAGGATGTCCTTTAGGCCACTCTTTAGTTTCCATATAAGCAATGTCCCCAAGGGCGAAGATGTTGGGATGACCTTCAACGCGGTTGTATTCATCAACCTTGATGCGGTTGCCGCGAACAACCGTTTCTTTTGGTATACCGGTTGGAAGGTTGCCAGTAACACCCGCAGCCCATATCAGGTTGCTAGTACGAATGGTTTTGCCATCTTTCAGGGTGATCACGCGCCCGTCGTAATCTTCAACAAGGGTGTTGGTCCATACCTTAACGCCCATGCGTTCCAGGAATTCCTGCGATTTGCGCTGTGACGCTTTGCTCATCGCGCCCAGTGTTGCGGGTCCCCCTTCTACCAGGTGTATCTGCAGTTTTGAAAAATCCATGTCTGGATAATCCCTTGGGAGCACATATTTCTTCATCTCCGCCAATGAGCCGGCCATTTCTACACCTGTAGGTCCGCCGCCTGCCACGACAATATTCATAATACCCTCGTAGTCGTCGGGGCTACAATGCAGAGCATCTTCGAAATTCAGCAGGATGCGGTTACGAAGTGTGATCGCTTCTGTTGTAGACTTCATTGGGTAGGCGTACCGCTCAAGGTTTTTATTACCAAAGAAGTTGGTTGTGCAGCCGGTTGCTACTATCAGGTAGTCATATTGAAAGTTACACTCGTCGGTTTCTACAAGGTTGTTGGCTATATCTACATTGATACCCTTTGCCACGCGCACATGTACGTTTTTTTTGCCCTGGAATATCTTACGAAGTGGGAACGATATAGAACTTGGTTCGAGCCTGGCAGTGGCTACCTGGTAAAATAACGGCTGAAATTGGTGGAAATTATATTGATCTATTATGGTGATATCGTACCCGCTATCCTTAATGTTCCTCGCCAATTGCAGACCTGCGAAGCCTGCCCCTAGAATCACTACACGCTTTTGGGCCATGACTTGATTTTTTGGTTATACAAAACTACTTGTGCTTTCACTGCCAATCAAATAGACAGAAGTTATGCTGGATAGCTAAAAAGCTATGCCATGTCGGTACCGTCTTGTTGTCGAAATCCGCGCTATCGGTTAAGTCGGCAGCAGCTGTATTCGTCGAAATATCGCGCTGCTGTGTTTTCACAGGGTGATTTGTTGCCATTTGTTGTCGGTTTTGAAAGGCAACATCAACAGAATCTTGATAAGAAAATATACTTATGATGAAGTTGTTCCAAAGCGGAGCACTTTTAGTGCTGTTAATTGCAAATATACAAAAAATTAATCAAATATTGATTTTTTATATTCCTATAAGGCAACCTGGTAATCAGAAGAGATAAGGTGACACAGATCGCCAGTTTCTGGTGATGTAGCTCATAAATTTTTGATAATCATGGTGTTAATATCGTATTGACATAATTCTTTTCACCTTTTTAGTTTACTAGTATGGGATACAGAGCTTTTACGGCCGTTGCAACGCTGCTTTTACTGGCCTCGTGCGAAAAAATTAGATATTTTTCAAATGTGAATGTCGACATGCCTTATTCAAAGGAGTTTGTGTCACCCGCATTTGATAGTGGTTTTCATGTTCCTGTAGAAGGGATGTCCTATTCTTTACCAATTCTGGCAGTAGCTACCGGCTCATTGGCTTCGATAAATAAAATGGGGTTGGACACCGGCCAGGTGATAGCTATTAAGTTGAGGTCCTTTTCTCAGAAGGTCTCTAGCGGGCACCATTGTAACTTCGACTTTGTCGATAGCCTGCAGGTTTACATATCCGCTGTCGGTCTGCCGGAAATACTCATGACCGACCAAAATAGTATTCCCAATGATGCGGATAGCATCTCCTTTCATTGTTCCGAGCAAAACCTCAAAGATTACCTTTTAAAGGATACAGTCTACCTGCGACTTCAGGGTCATTTCAATGGTGTGCCTGAGCCCGCTACATTTAAAACTAACTTTAAATTTGGCACTACTGCCCGACTTTTGAAGTAGTGGTTTCAATTGACAACCGTTACGGCTGATCAAGAAAAGGAGCCGTGCTGTCACGCCGGCAATTGTTTACTGTCCTATTTTCGCAACCATGAAGGTCGTTTTAAACTGGAGCTCTGGTAAGGACGCGGCACTGGCGTATTACCACCTGTTGCAAAACAGTAACTATCGTGTTGTAAAGCTATTGACAACTGTAAATCTTGAACATGGAAGGGTAGTAATGCATGGCGTACGTGAGCAGCTGCTGGATGCGCAATCCAAACAAATGAACGTTCCGGTAAAGAAGATATACCTGCCGGCGTCTCCTGATGATGTAACCTATAAGACTGCGATGCAACTGGCTTTGGAAGAGTTGCAAAAGGAAGATATAGCCATTTCCGCCTTCGGCGATATTTTTCTTGAAGACCTGAGAGCTTATAGAGAACAGCAGCTCGCTACATTAGGCATGACGGCTTTATTCCCCTTATGGAAGAAAGATACCAGGGGAATGGTGGGCGAGCTAGAAGATATAGGTATTGAAGCAATGGTTGTGTGCGTAAATGCAAAGTATCTCGACGAATCTTTCCTTGGCCGAAAGGTAGATAGGCAATTTCTTGCCGATCTACCCGCCAACGTTGATCCCTGTGGAGAGAATGGGGAGTTTCACACGTTTGTTTATAATGCACCATTCTTCGACACTCCAATAGCTGTCAGCAAAGGAGAGTCTGTATACCGAGAGTACGGCGAAGGGGAGCTTCGATCGGGATTTTATTTTCTTGATATCGATGTATAAAAAAGCCGCTCACTATGAGCGGCTTTTTTATGGTCTTAAAGCTTTTATTGAAAGGATACCCAGGCAATTTGTGCTTGTTTTTTGCGGCCTTTGCGGTCCATCATTAGGGTCGCGTAGGTATTGTTGTCCTTCATGAAATGTGAGGACTCGATATAGCAGAATTTCGATTCGTTGTCTTCTTTAGGGGCGCCAAACAGGAAGTATTTATCGAGTTTCCCGTTGTTCAGTTTGTAACAAACTGTATTAGCATCGCTGATGGCAACCACTACTTTTTTGCGTTTGGCATCTTCGCCCTTATGAAAGTTCTCCGTATAGTCGTTGAATAGGATGTACCTATTGGCGTTGGCATTAACGTAGTCGAACGACATGAATGCGTTGTTGTTTACGATCATTGGGTTTCCAACTCCTCCACGGTAAGACCAATGGCCTTTGCTCTTGTGCGAAATATACAGTGGGTCGATCAAACCATTGGCCTGTTGTACTTTGGTGATCGCATAACCATCTTGTTCCATGCCTTTTTCGTTCAGCTCCGATATGCCAATACTTCCAAGGAAGGTTTTGGCTGAAACGATTTGTCCGGTATTGGCGTTAGTAACGACTTCCTTATCGCTTTCTTCGAAAAGAACTGTAGTGCTGTGATCGTTGTTGATGACCATTTGCTGTGGCAAACCACTATAAGACTGGTTGTTTGAGGCAAAATGGCTTTGTGCGTATGAGCTTACTTTTTCATTCATCAGCGGCTTTGTTGCCACTATGTACAGAGATTCGGGATCAACGTAGCTCATCAGCGTCATATAGTAAGCTGTAGTCTTGTTGCTGAAAAACTTATTCTTGGAGGTTGTATAGGTAAGCGTAAGTAACTGTATAAGGTTAGTACCGGGATTGTATTCCATAACAGCCTTCGTATCCTTAAAGTCGTCGGTGAATTCGAGTTTTTTGTGCGTGAACTCTTTTTCGCCTTTGCCGAGCCTGGAGATGATAACACGCGAATCTTTGCCACCGTTGCCGTTAGTATTATAGCCGTATGTGCACATGAAGACACGTTTTGAGCCATCCACCGACATGCCAATGAAATTGAGGTATTTAAAACCCTGCGCGTCATAGAATGCGCGATTGAGCACTTTGTGATTACCACCTCCTTCTGCACTGTAGTGGATCACCTCAACACGTTCGCTGCTTTCGTGTGCAAATGAATTGAAGTTTACAACGGCATAGTTGTCTGATACGGGGTCTTTTTCAATGTAGAAGTCCATGGCTTCAACGCCACCATAAGCCATTGCCCATGCAGCGCCTGCTTTATAACGTGGCAGGGTGCTGATAGCATTTTCTTCCAGTACAGAGCCGGTGTTTGCATCAAGCCTGATACGGAAGAGGGTAGGCGTACGATCCAGCAACTGGTGAAGGAATATGACGGGTTGACCACCCAGTTCATACAGCCCCTCTATCATCGACGACGACATTTTCTTTGGCTCCCAGTTGTTGCTGGTGATGACCTGTTCAGAAATTACTTTTCTGTTTTTGTCGTACACGATCACTTCGATGCCTTTCTTTTTGGTAAAATGAAAAAAGAAAGTGTTTCCATTTTTCAGCTGCATTACTTTGTTCCAGCCGCTTTCGGGCTCGTCAAAAGGTGTGCTGTATTCGATCTTGTGTTGCTGCGCAACAATTGCAGAGGGGGCTGATAGCGCCAACAGGGCTGCAAGGAAGGTCTTTTTCATTATCGGTGCTTTGTATAGCAATGATAATAAATGCGTCGGGCGAATGAAAGTGCAGGAAGCTATTTTTTTACGAATTGATCATCCGTAAGTGCATGTAGAAACGCCTCAAGATCCTGTTTCTCGACTTCTGTTAAGCCGAGAGGATGAAGTAATAGCGAGTCGCGGTTGAGACCGTCAGGCATGTGCAGGACCGGGTTGTCGTAGTAGTCAATTACCTCACGCAACGTTTTGAAACTGCCATTGTGCATGTAGGGTGCGGTGATGGCCACGTTGCGCAAGC comes from Polluticoccus soli and encodes:
- a CDS encoding SDR family oxidoreductase — protein: MPYAIITGATQGIGKAVAEKLLSHGFSVAICARSHNDLHAVETEWKQRFPSAQIIAHRADLSVKQDVLSFARQVLERFPVIDVLVNNAGLFFPGTLIGEPEGHMETLMNVNFFSAYHLTRQVVPAMQKNKSGHIFNMCSVASLKAYPNGGAYGITKYALLGFSDNLRIELMPDNIKVTAICPGATQSRSWEGAGIPAERMMEANDVAEIVWSAYSLSAAANVETIVMRPIKGDI
- a CDS encoding tetratricopeptide repeat protein; translated protein: MRLIALLCILLGSLSVSAKSDYFEQLWQKGNSYYAQKQYDSAAAYFEKLVAEKPTKAEIYYNLGNAYYRLNQIGLAVLNYERALQLDPSNNTAKDNLALTQARISNRIQASPDIFFVSWWKALTSGNKAGAWAIVSLTLFIAFIALLLARRFGKLQMMPVQVVGITAAIWAVCLVFSFFAAQRNADSGQAVVMQNDAPLYADPRAGKSQSLIPEGTTVRWKGSTSGWVEVSLPDGRTGWMKQAQLERI
- a CDS encoding T9SS type A sorting domain-containing protein — protein: MKKLFTLLAILLPYLPNAQGWYFYDQCNLDASGGCSHQFIIDTANYPNNKWQTGKPQKTIFDSAFSYPNAIATDTLNPYPTNDTSVFIVKHTNSIWPFVSVFSLRFMYKLDIDSGEIAKIEVSGDSGLHWVNAMTEDTIYDFFWAEPKPRLDTSSHEWKAFDVVMSAWRNAAYFQKTYPSYISADTFLYRFTFISDGVQTNKEGWMMDNFLFQDWVEGVKDLQNNHLVDVYPNPSSGDITIKNNSTRDHKSVVSIYNLQGQKAYRTENIPSNGQLHLDLPDGLYYLKYSADEQYAIKKITIIN
- a CDS encoding TatD family hydrolase is translated as MILIDTHTHLYDEQLAPDNHEMIQRAIDAGVKRMYMPNCDSTTIDGMMKIAGEWPENCFPMMGLHPVYVKENYKDELATVEQWLAKQKFYAIGEIGLDYYWDKTFVNQQLEAFETQIDWALQYDLPIVIHSRESTQACIDVVKKKQNGRLKGIFHCFSGTEDEARQIIDLGLYLGIGGVVTFKKANLADVVKNVALDHMVLETDAPYLAPVPYRGKRNESGYIPLIATKIAELKGADIADVATITTQNAEKVFGK
- a CDS encoding polysaccharide deacetylase family protein translates to MAYSVKTPWWLRSVYGKQVWRMPKEDQPAVYLTFDDGPHPTATPFVLDQLKQYGAKATFFCIGKNIEEFPDIYQRILDEGHTVGNHTQNHVNGWKTDTEAYLDDVKQATKHIKSKLFRPPYGRISRVQSNFMIQAGWKIIMWDVLSGDFDLELTPEKCLQNVEKHMEPGSIVVFHDSEKAWARMYYALPKVLAFCKDKNWELKAIPNE
- a CDS encoding BatD family protein; this translates as MTRNSNMWRFSIVLVLLFTACKTVLAQNVVFTTNASAERIGADDQLQISYTIQDAQNLQTINPQGLTKDFRILGGPYQSNNSQVSYANGQMQQTTSISITYVVQARHTGRLVIPGAVAKDADGHTYQSNNLAVQVVQGSLQPRRQQAMQAYDPFTDDPFTAMMQQRQRQLQAMRQQQQQQQQQPQAATKDVDLSKDLFIRVAVDKSKVHVGEQITASYKLYARLPMNVSISKLPSLNGFWTQDFDIPRNNPKPTEEIVNGKKYQVFLLKKSALFPQQTGTLELDPAEAEGVARIVQQVKQRNPFADYFDDPFGFGSMMMNDPFFNDDFFNSVAYRDVKVKLKSTPVKVTVTPLPEKDKPADYGGAVGNFTVSAKTDKTQLTTDDVLNFKMTITGSGNLKLIEAPKLNLPNGLSAFDPQIIDTVTGRSTTISGSKIITYAISANTPGDYEIPSVPFTYFNPQSGAYVTLNTQPVKVRVTQGKNKPSNRNTQLADIHDIDKKPLNNIGYDSKPLFFTAGYWSMYAAPLFAFLGLLVWRRREDELSKDVVALKNRRANKVALKRLGTAQKLLQQNNAKQFYEEVSKAIWLYLSDKLNIPLSELSRERAQEALQARKIPLELQQDAERVIDQCETSLYAPNMSGSAQMSQTYQQAVDVISKLEEVFK
- a CDS encoding NAD(P)/FAD-dependent oxidoreductase, whose translation is MAQKRVVILGAGFAGLQLARNIKDSGYDITIIDQYNFHQFQPLFYQVATARLEPSSISFPLRKIFQGKKNVHVRVAKGINVDIANNLVETDECNFQYDYLIVATGCTTNFFGNKNLERYAYPMKSTTEAITLRNRILLNFEDALHCSPDDYEGIMNIVVAGGGPTGVEMAGSLAEMKKYVLPRDYPDMDFSKLQIHLVEGGPATLGAMSKASQRKSQEFLERMGVKVWTNTLVEDYDGRVITLKDGKTIRTSNLIWAAGVTGNLPTGIPKETVVRGNRIKVDEYNRVEGHPNIFALGDIAYMETKEWPKGHPQLANVAINQAKHMAKNMKHMLKGGELKKFTYKNPGTMATIGKRKAVVDLPAFSFQGFFAWLFWMFLHLMLILSVKNKLIIFINWAISYFTNDTTLRLILLPTRKQIDLAKQHHQLIDN
- a CDS encoding diphthine--ammonia ligase, giving the protein MKVVLNWSSGKDAALAYYHLLQNSNYRVVKLLTTVNLEHGRVVMHGVREQLLDAQSKQMNVPVKKIYLPASPDDVTYKTAMQLALEELQKEDIAISAFGDIFLEDLRAYREQQLATLGMTALFPLWKKDTRGMVGELEDIGIEAMVVCVNAKYLDESFLGRKVDRQFLADLPANVDPCGENGEFHTFVYNAPFFDTPIAVSKGESVYREYGEGELRSGFYFLDIDV